A stretch of DNA from Planctomycetota bacterium:
TTATTTGAACTATTAAAATATGATACTACATCCATTAAGCTCGATATTATTCCGCTTATTACCCAAGTAGAATTTAAAGAAGCAATCCCCCAATTGACAGAATTATTAAAAGACACGAATCAATATATGCGAATAAAAACAGTGGAAGCGCTTGCTCAATTAAAAGCAAGAGAATCCATTTCCCAGATTACTGAGCTGTTAAAAGATAAGTCGCGTTTTTACTGCGCAGGAAAATTCTATGGGGCTCCGGTTCTTGAAGAAACGCTGAAAGCTCTGGTTAAACTGGATGCTAAAGAATCCATCCCTAAAATTATCGAGCTTCTGAATGATGATGAGCCGGAAATTCGCGGGCTTACAGCAATTACCTTAGTAGAACTTGGAGCAAAGGATAAAGTTACTCAAGAGGTCATTGAAGATATAAAACCTATTTTAAACTGGCATGAAAATTACGCAACCCGCGCTCGCGCCGCGCTGTCCCGATTGGAGGAACCCG
This window harbors:
- a CDS encoding HEAT repeat domain-containing protein, whose protein sequence is MEDNYNDFDTRLSAAKVLIKFGIKKAIPQINKFLLESGVTCFIRNDVSGLLGDLGPREFIPQLTELLKDKNARIREGATEALIKLKAKEALPQLFELLKYDTTSIKLDIIPLITQVEFKEAIPQLTELLKDTNQYMRIKTVEALAQLKARESISQITELLKDKSRFYCAGKFYGAPVLEETLKALVKLDAKESIPKIIELLNDDEPEIRGLTAITLVELGAKDKVTQEVIEDIKPILNWHENYATRARAALSRLEEPEK